In Musa acuminata AAA Group cultivar baxijiao chromosome BXJ2-3, Cavendish_Baxijiao_AAA, whole genome shotgun sequence, the following proteins share a genomic window:
- the LOC135606558 gene encoding cyclin-D3-1-like, which yields MGVSFRYASSALLSPEDSNGILGLGDTEGQDFYGEAARRDLWRFPDTRSGIYAGISADFTLQSEDCVALMVERESQHLPQGDYVKRLLRGQLDLAIRSDAIDWIQKVHAHHRFGPLSAYLCVNYLDRFLSSYEHSQGKARMTQLLSVACLSLAAKADETEVLSSLDLQIGEARYVFEARTVQRMELLVLSTLKWRMQVVTPFSFIDYFLYKFSDGIVPDSSLVSRSVGLILGTVREIDFLEFRPSEIAAAVALTALKKTQVLEVGKALTCCNHVDMERVLRCNEVIQEMTLMKNRRYKKGGSSVSTAPKSPIGVLDAACVSYESDDITVGSHANCHPSSPAAKRRKLNRSSSS from the exons ATGGGTGTTAGCTTTAGATATGCTTCCTCCGCCCTCCTCAGCCCAGAGGACAGCAATGGCATCCTGGGATTGGGTGACACAGAAGGGCAGGACTTCTATGGAGAAGCTGCAAGGCGCGACCTTTGGCGATTTCCTGACACGAGGAGTGGTATTTATGCGGGCATTTCGGCGGATTTTACCTTGCAGTCGGAGGACTGCGTTGCGTTGATGGTGGAGAGGGAGTCGCAGCATCTCCCACAGGGAGACTATGTTAAGAGGTTGCTGAGGGGGCAGTTGGACCTGGCTATCAGAAGTGATGCCATTGACTGGATTCAAAAG GTTCAtgcacatcacagatttgggcctCTGAGTGCCTATTTATGTGTGAATTACTTGGATCGGTTTCTCTCCTCCTACGAACACTCG CAAGGTAAGGCTCGGATGACACAGTTGCTATCAGTGGCCTGCTTATCCCTTGCTGCCAAGGCGGATGAAACAGAAGTCCTTTCATCTCTGGATTTACAG ATAGGTGAAGCAAGGTATGTGTTTGAGGCCAGGACTGTACAGAGAATGGAGCTTCTAGTGCTCAGCACACTCAAGTGGAGGATGCAAGTTGTGACACCTTTCTCATTCATCGATTACTTTCTGTACAAGTTCAGTGATGGAATTGTGCCAGATAGCTCATTAGTTTCTAGATCTGTGGGGCTCATTTTGGGCACTGTTAGAG AGATTGATTTCCTTGAGTTTAGACCTTCTGAGATTGCTGCAGCAGTGGCACTGACTGCCTTGAAGAAGACCCAAGTTCTGGAGGTTGGCAAAGCTTTAACTTGCTGCAATCATGTAGATATG GAAAGAGTCTTGAGGTGCAATGAAGTGATTCAAGAGATGACATTGATGAAGAACAGGAGATATAAGAAAGGTGGTTCATCAGTTTCTACTGCGCCAAAGAGCCCGATAGGTGTGCTGGATGCTGCATGTGTGAGCTACGAGAGTGATGACATAACAGTTGGGTCACACGCAAACTGTCATCCTTCCTCTCCAGCTGCCAAGAGGAGGAAACTAAACAGATCATCATCTTCATGA